The following proteins are encoded in a genomic region of Drosophila willistoni isolate 14030-0811.24 chromosome 3R, UCI_dwil_1.1, whole genome shotgun sequence:
- the LOC6649871 gene encoding uncharacterized protein DDB_G0283357 isoform X1, producing the protein MNCLCRPSRIMSVRINLLDETDFIHEIKDDLPGQALLDVVFARLNLIETSYFGIRYIDEENQTHWLDPASRISRQLKPKSDPYDLYFGVKFYAADPCKLLEEITRYQLFLQVKQDVLQGRLPVAFELAAELGAFVVQSELGDYDQRRHSKGYVSEFRLLPNQSSELESRVSELHQQLKGMSPSSAELNYLDKVKWHDMYGVDLHPVLGEDSVEYFLGLTPSGIVVLRNKTTVAHYYWPRIAKVYYKGRYFMLRISDKNNELSTYGFETPRKSACKHLWRCCVEHHAFFRQVRVAPLPNSQSHATDLFQLGSRFRHSRTDKQTEKDALAAGRPSPAFTRVPSKRQPRRVIDDFFNSNRANGGVGGVTNSILNRPLPQPQLQVQSPQNQSHHQLPGLAHISNSNANNYDSPYRSTYSIPTSLGVRPCHSQQQNNNSSSYNNNGGGSSLQTPDSPRSTRSAPWPRSQQRSLFGHNPSSPRSVRSVSTAGGGLHHHHHHHHSHGHGTSHHPHQQSSSSSSHHHHQRQQRASSSSASHQQQRYRSSSVESHSSNDSRSTRRHKQRHRRTSDNESELSRGSGRSGRSHHRKHRRSHRHRRDSAGGSDHDSTRGRSYSGHRSSSMRSGSAELIDSTTQWREVQRRQAEASLGQSSVQQAAVSKSSMVARSLHSNDSHSDTHSHHKSRRHRKNKSPSESRSRMWNSELAKHLQFDLVDTEGMSEQQLREIPYTVVETTTSKRTNSNLKIHKSSSKNSVGAKSTGSGNTITNGSGSASTGQARNRVDRIRGLYYQSSHPNDSNNGGPGTGTGSGSAGSAPKNGSIRSASTISSRECERNSGLVRMMSSMSMGDFISPTGSNLSPLENSALRVSHEHTDSGLGADQDYAYSSERSSDSTRYGTNKSSGASSGSHTRKSAGSAANGAGGSGNGGYNSLMQQTVSNQQQNQQRSLFAQQQRQQQQQQQQPHHPKTNYKYASSSTNPTIINNNNSGLAPVHSSASSSSSTNNPTNPTQSPAAGNRLLNYTTFENNQYKFSLNNALGKGSASGSSSNLTGNGANGGGAFSRQRSFVEWPSNPAAPYYYQGPSSAAAHVKRRDAKSDIGVPTRRLSGQSLTKTQLLTGGNLSSGGNGGGSLGGGAQLANASGCYPLHYASSNVTGYHRALGQRSGMGVSSTAGGGGGGFSGSYGLQPAKSDLFLSYIHGGEYERPYIYNYKMPQMPSGSGNGSGNGSPKRQQQQQPPTATAYHISGCQTADPPPLYGGSAPANDVMYYQFDKGAAVSGGVGGAAGGGGQGNAAATATTVTPPIVKQPQSVAGGPLVYLQHGQNVAPSNVTSTQQTMHCQASQSGSEEDEAMIVLEAMQQDAQTTNDEADEDSDEEAAEAEDMFDADAPLMSPTGSNNSSSNNNNNNSSSSNHNHNNGSHRTAAPLNNINLDNCNANVVYCGQQVQPITAANQTLNCPTLNANTNTNTNTNTNSNSNSNTNTNCNSNANVNAPPPNSDPQCNNPTPPATAAVAATAMNLHSNLQQNPNISSSLEIILSPIIQSSRRAQL; encoded by the exons CACTGGCTGGATCCTGCGTCACGAATATCTCGTCAATTGAAGCCCAAATCAGATCCATACGATTTGTATTTTGGAGTTAAATTTTATGCTGCCGATCCGTGTAAACTGTTGGAGGAAATAACCAG ATATCAACTTTTCCTTCAAGTCAAACAGGATGTTTTGCAGGGACGTTTGCCGGTAGCCTTTGAATTGGCCGCAGAGCTGGGAGCCTTTGTGGTTCAAT CTGAATTGGGTGATTATGATCAGAGACGTCATTCCAAGGGATATGTATCGGAATTTCGATTGCTGCCCAATCAGAGCAGTGAACTGGAATCACGTGTCTCGGAGCTCCATCAGCAGCTCAAGGGCATGTCGCCGTCGAGTGCCGAGTTGAACTATTTGGATAAAGTCAAATGGCATGATATGTATGGTGTTGATTTGCATCCCGTGCTG GGCGAGGATAGCGTGGAATACTTTCTGGGCCTGACGCCAAGCGGAATTGTTGTGCTGCGCAACAAGACGACGGTGGCTCATTACTATTGGCCGCGCATTGCCAAAGTTTATTATAAAGGACGCTATTTTATGCTCAGGATAAGcgataaaaat AATGAGCTAAGCACTTATGGCTTTGAAACTCCACGCAAATCGGCGTGCAAACATTTGTGGAGATGCTGTGTGGAGCACCATGCGTTCTTTAGACAAGTGCGCGTCGCCCCGTTGCCCAATTCGCAATCGCATGCCACCGATTTATTTCAGCTGGGCTCCCGCTTCAGGCACAG TCGTACGGATAAGCAGACGGAGAAGGATGCACTTGCCGCTGGACGACCGTCGCCCGCTTTTACCCGTGTGCCCTCCAAGCGTCAGCCCAGACGCGTGATTGATGACTTTTTCAACAGCAATAGAGCGAACGGTGGCGTAGGAGGCGTTACCAACAGCATCCTCAACAGGCCTTTGCCGCAACCTCAGCTTCAGGTCCAGAGTCCGCAGAATCAGTCCCATCATCAGCTGCCGGGGCTGGCCCACATCTCCAACTCGAATGCCAA CAACTATGACAGTCCCTACCGGTCGACATACAGTATACCGACCAGTCTGGGTGTGCGTCCCTGCCACAGCCAGCAGCAGAACAACAACTCCagcagctacaacaacaatggaGGCGGCAGCAGCTTACAGACACCTGACTCGCCACGCAGTACACGCAGCGCACCCTGGCCAAGATCGCAGCAGCGTTCACTATTTGGCCACAATCCATCGAGTCCACGTTCGGTTCGCTCGGTCAGCACAGCGGGCGGTGGtctgcatcatcatcatcatcaccatcatagCCATGGCCATGGGACCAGCCATCATCCACATCAGCaatcgtcgtcatcgtcgtcgcatcatcatcatcagcgaCAACAACGAGCCAGCTCCTCATCCGCCTCCCATCAGCAGCAACGCTATCGCTCCAGCTCAGTGGAGAGTCATTCGTCAAACGATTCGAGATCCACACGAAG ACACAAGCAACGTCATCGCAGGACTTCAGATAATGAGAGTGAGCTGTCACGTGGCTCGGGACGTTCTGGCCGCTCGCATCATCGCAAGCATCGGCGTTCACATCGGCACAGGCGAGACTCTGCCGGTGGCTCGGATCATGACAGCACACGTGGACGCAGCTACTCCGGCCATCGCAGCTCGTCCATGCGCAGTGGCAGTGCCGAGCTTATTGACTCGACCACCCAATGGCGCGAGGTTCAACGACGACAGGCGGAGGCCAGTCTCGGTCAGAGTTCTGTTCAGCAAGCAGCCGTATCCAAGAGCAGCATGGTGGCCCGCAGTCTGCACAGTAATGATAGTCATTCGGACACTCACTCCCATCACAAGTCACGAAGGCACCGCAAGAATAA ATCCCCATCGGAGTCGCGCAGTCGCATGTGGAACAGCGAACTGGCCAAGCATCTACAATTTGATCTGGTCGACACAGAAGGTATGTCCGAGCAGCAGCTTAGGGAAATCCCTTACACGGTGGTTGAGACCACCACATCGAAACGAACGAACTCCAATCTGAAGATTCATaagagcagcagcaagaaTAGTGTTGGCGCCAAGAGCACGGGCTCTGGCAACACCATTACCAATGGCAGCGGTTCAGCGAGCACTGGACAGGCCAGGAATCGTGTCGATCGGATTAGGGG ACTCTACTACCAAAGCTCTCATCCGAATGATAGCAACAATGGTGGACCTGGCACTGGCACTGGCAGTGGCAGTGCAGGAAGTGCACCCAAAAATGGTTCAATTCGGTCGGCCAGCACCATATCATCTCGGGAATGTGAACGAAACAGTGGACTGGTGAG AATGATGTCAAGCATGAGTATGGGTGATTTTATCTCACCCACTGGCTCAAATCTGAGTCCATTGGAGAACTCAGCGTTACGTGTATCGCATGAGCACACTGATTCGGGTCTGGGTGCTGATCAGGATTATGCCTATTCGTCGGAAAG ATCCAGTGATAGTACACGCTATGGCACTAACAAATCCTCAGGAGCTTCGAGTGGTTCGCATACGCGCAAGTCCGCGGGAAGTGCCGCCAATGGAGCCGGTGGCAGTGGCAATGGTGGCTACAATAGCCTCATGCAACAGACTGTGAGTAATCAGCAGCAGAATCAACAACGTTCCCTATTCGCACAGCAAcaacgccaacaacaacaacaacaacaacaaccacaccACCCGAAGACCAATTATAAATACGCATCCTCGTCCACTAATCCCAcaataataaacaacaacaattcggGCCTAGCTCCAGTGCACAGCAGtgcctcatcctcatcctccaCTAACAATCCAACTAATCCCACACAATCGCCGGCCGCTGGCAATCGCCTGCTCAATTATACAACCTTTGAGAATAACCAATACAAGTTCAGTTTGAACAATGCCCTGGGCAAAGGCTCAGCCAGTGGCAGTAGCAGCAATCTTACGGGTAATGGTGCTAATGGTGGTGGTGCTTTCAGTAGACAACGCAGCTTTGTGGAGTGGCCCAGCAATCCGGCTGCTCCTTATTATTACCAGGGTCCCTCTTCAGCAGCGGCACATGTAAAGAGGCGCGATGCCAAATCGGATATTGGTGTGCCCACGCGTCGACTTTCGGGCCAGAGTTTGACCAAGACGCAGCTCCTCACTGGTGGCAATCTTTCTAGTGGTGGTAATGGTGGTGGTAGTCTGGGGGGTGGGGCCCAGTTGGCCAATGCTAGCGGCTGCTATCCCCTGCACTATGCCAGCAGTAATGTAACTGGCTATCATCGAGCTTTGGGTCAACGATCGGGAATGGGTGTATCATCAACtgcaggaggaggaggaggcggcTTTAGCGGCAGTTATGGCTTACAGCCAGCCAAATCTGATCTCTTCTTGTCCTACATTCATGGCGGTGAATATGAACGACCCTACATTTACAACTACAAGATGCCGCAGATGCCATCAGGCAGTGGCAATGGCAGTGGCAATGGATCACCCaagaggcagcagcagcaacagccgcCAACTGCTACCGCGTATCACATCTCTGGCTGCCAAACAGCCGATCCCCCACCATTATATGGCGGCTCAGCTCCCGCCAATGATGTCATGTACTATCAGTTTGACAAAGGAGCCGCCGTCAGTGGTGGCgttggtggtgctgctggtggtggtggccaAGGCAAtgctgcagcaacagcaactacaGTGACGCCGCCCATTGTAAAACAGCCACAGTCGGTGGCTGGCGGGCCATTAGTCTATCTGCAACATGGCCAGAATGTTGCGCCATCCAATGTCACCTCAACCCAGCAAACT ATGCACTGCCAAGCGTCCCAGTCGGGCAGCGAGGAGGATGAGGCCATGATTGTATTGGAAGCCATGCAACAGGATGCACAAACAACTAATGACGAAGCCGACGAAGATTCTGATGAGGAGGCTGCCGAGGCAGAGGACATGTTTGATGCCGATGCACCTTTGATGTCACCCACTGGCAGTaacaatagcagcagcaacaacaacaacaacaacagcagcagcagcaaccacaaCCACAATAATGGAAGTCATCGTACAGCAGCTCCTCTCAACAATATTAATCTCGATAATTGCAATGCGAATGTTGTCTATTGCGGTCAGCAAGTACAACCAATTACCGCAGCCAACCAAACGTTAAATTGTCCCACACTGAATGCaaataccaataccaataccaatacAAATACCAATagcaatagcaatagcaaTACAAATACCAATTGCAATTCCAATGCAAATGTCAATGCACCACCACCAAATAGTGACCCTCAATGTAACAACCCAACACCACCTGCAACAGCAGCCGTAGCAGCAACTGCAATGAATTTGCACTCGAATTTGCAACAAAATCCAAACATTTCCTCCAGCTTAGAGATAATCCTATCGCCAATTATCCAAAGTAGTCGACG AGCGCAATTGTAA
- the LOC6649871 gene encoding hornerin isoform X2 encodes MNCLCRPSRIMSVRINLLDETDFIHEIKDDLPGQALLDVVFARLNLIETSYFGIRYIDEENQTHWLDPASRISRQLKPKSDPYDLYFGVKFYAADPCKLLEEITRYQLFLQVKQDVLQGRLPVAFELAAELGAFVVQSELGDYDQRRHSKGYVSEFRLLPNQSSELESRVSELHQQLKGMSPSSAELNYLDKVKWHDMYGVDLHPVLGEDSVEYFLGLTPSGIVVLRNKTTVAHYYWPRIAKVYYKGRYFMLRISDKNNELSTYGFETPRKSACKHLWRCCVEHHAFFRQVRVAPLPNSQSHATDLFQLGSRFRHSRTDKQTEKDALAAGRPSPAFTRVPSKRQPRRVIDDFFNSNRANGGVGGVTNSILNRPLPQPQLQVQSPQNQSHHQLPGLAHISNSNANNYDSPYRSTYSIPTSLGVRPCHSQQQNNNSSSYNNNGGGSSLQTPDSPRSTRSAPWPRSQQRSLFGHNPSSPRSVRSVSTAGGGLHHHHHHHHSHGHGTSHHPHQQSSSSSSHHHHQRQQRASSSSASHQQQRYRSSSVESHSSNDSRSTRRHKQRHRRTSDNESELSRGSGRSGRSHHRKHRRSHRHRRDSAGGSDHDSTRGRSYSGHRSSSMRSGSAELIDSTTQWREVQRRQAEASLGQSSVQQAAVSKSSMVARSLHSNDSHSDTHSHHKSRRHRKNKSPSESRSRMWNSELAKHLQFDLVDTEGMSEQQLREIPYTVVETTTSKRTNSNLKIHKSSSKNSVGAKSTGSGNTITNGSGSASTGQARNRVDRIRGNNGGPGTGTGSGSAGSAPKNGSIRSASTISSRECERNSGLVRMMSSMSMGDFISPTGSNLSPLENSALRVSHEHTDSGLGADQDYAYSSERSSDSTRYGTNKSSGASSGSHTRKSAGSAANGAGGSGNGGYNSLMQQTVSNQQQNQQRSLFAQQQRQQQQQQQQPHHPKTNYKYASSSTNPTIINNNNSGLAPVHSSASSSSSTNNPTNPTQSPAAGNRLLNYTTFENNQYKFSLNNALGKGSASGSSSNLTGNGANGGGAFSRQRSFVEWPSNPAAPYYYQGPSSAAAHVKRRDAKSDIGVPTRRLSGQSLTKTQLLTGGNLSSGGNGGGSLGGGAQLANASGCYPLHYASSNVTGYHRALGQRSGMGVSSTAGGGGGGFSGSYGLQPAKSDLFLSYIHGGEYERPYIYNYKMPQMPSGSGNGSGNGSPKRQQQQQPPTATAYHISGCQTADPPPLYGGSAPANDVMYYQFDKGAAVSGGVGGAAGGGGQGNAAATATTVTPPIVKQPQSVAGGPLVYLQHGQNVAPSNVTSTQQTMHCQASQSGSEEDEAMIVLEAMQQDAQTTNDEADEDSDEEAAEAEDMFDADAPLMSPTGSNNSSSNNNNNNSSSSNHNHNNGSHRTAAPLNNINLDNCNANVVYCGQQVQPITAANQTLNCPTLNANTNTNTNTNTNSNSNSNTNTNCNSNANVNAPPPNSDPQCNNPTPPATAAVAATAMNLHSNLQQNPNISSSLEIILSPIIQSSRRAQL; translated from the exons CACTGGCTGGATCCTGCGTCACGAATATCTCGTCAATTGAAGCCCAAATCAGATCCATACGATTTGTATTTTGGAGTTAAATTTTATGCTGCCGATCCGTGTAAACTGTTGGAGGAAATAACCAG ATATCAACTTTTCCTTCAAGTCAAACAGGATGTTTTGCAGGGACGTTTGCCGGTAGCCTTTGAATTGGCCGCAGAGCTGGGAGCCTTTGTGGTTCAAT CTGAATTGGGTGATTATGATCAGAGACGTCATTCCAAGGGATATGTATCGGAATTTCGATTGCTGCCCAATCAGAGCAGTGAACTGGAATCACGTGTCTCGGAGCTCCATCAGCAGCTCAAGGGCATGTCGCCGTCGAGTGCCGAGTTGAACTATTTGGATAAAGTCAAATGGCATGATATGTATGGTGTTGATTTGCATCCCGTGCTG GGCGAGGATAGCGTGGAATACTTTCTGGGCCTGACGCCAAGCGGAATTGTTGTGCTGCGCAACAAGACGACGGTGGCTCATTACTATTGGCCGCGCATTGCCAAAGTTTATTATAAAGGACGCTATTTTATGCTCAGGATAAGcgataaaaat AATGAGCTAAGCACTTATGGCTTTGAAACTCCACGCAAATCGGCGTGCAAACATTTGTGGAGATGCTGTGTGGAGCACCATGCGTTCTTTAGACAAGTGCGCGTCGCCCCGTTGCCCAATTCGCAATCGCATGCCACCGATTTATTTCAGCTGGGCTCCCGCTTCAGGCACAG TCGTACGGATAAGCAGACGGAGAAGGATGCACTTGCCGCTGGACGACCGTCGCCCGCTTTTACCCGTGTGCCCTCCAAGCGTCAGCCCAGACGCGTGATTGATGACTTTTTCAACAGCAATAGAGCGAACGGTGGCGTAGGAGGCGTTACCAACAGCATCCTCAACAGGCCTTTGCCGCAACCTCAGCTTCAGGTCCAGAGTCCGCAGAATCAGTCCCATCATCAGCTGCCGGGGCTGGCCCACATCTCCAACTCGAATGCCAA CAACTATGACAGTCCCTACCGGTCGACATACAGTATACCGACCAGTCTGGGTGTGCGTCCCTGCCACAGCCAGCAGCAGAACAACAACTCCagcagctacaacaacaatggaGGCGGCAGCAGCTTACAGACACCTGACTCGCCACGCAGTACACGCAGCGCACCCTGGCCAAGATCGCAGCAGCGTTCACTATTTGGCCACAATCCATCGAGTCCACGTTCGGTTCGCTCGGTCAGCACAGCGGGCGGTGGtctgcatcatcatcatcatcaccatcatagCCATGGCCATGGGACCAGCCATCATCCACATCAGCaatcgtcgtcatcgtcgtcgcatcatcatcatcagcgaCAACAACGAGCCAGCTCCTCATCCGCCTCCCATCAGCAGCAACGCTATCGCTCCAGCTCAGTGGAGAGTCATTCGTCAAACGATTCGAGATCCACACGAAG ACACAAGCAACGTCATCGCAGGACTTCAGATAATGAGAGTGAGCTGTCACGTGGCTCGGGACGTTCTGGCCGCTCGCATCATCGCAAGCATCGGCGTTCACATCGGCACAGGCGAGACTCTGCCGGTGGCTCGGATCATGACAGCACACGTGGACGCAGCTACTCCGGCCATCGCAGCTCGTCCATGCGCAGTGGCAGTGCCGAGCTTATTGACTCGACCACCCAATGGCGCGAGGTTCAACGACGACAGGCGGAGGCCAGTCTCGGTCAGAGTTCTGTTCAGCAAGCAGCCGTATCCAAGAGCAGCATGGTGGCCCGCAGTCTGCACAGTAATGATAGTCATTCGGACACTCACTCCCATCACAAGTCACGAAGGCACCGCAAGAATAA ATCCCCATCGGAGTCGCGCAGTCGCATGTGGAACAGCGAACTGGCCAAGCATCTACAATTTGATCTGGTCGACACAGAAGGTATGTCCGAGCAGCAGCTTAGGGAAATCCCTTACACGGTGGTTGAGACCACCACATCGAAACGAACGAACTCCAATCTGAAGATTCATaagagcagcagcaagaaTAGTGTTGGCGCCAAGAGCACGGGCTCTGGCAACACCATTACCAATGGCAGCGGTTCAGCGAGCACTGGACAGGCCAGGAATCGTGTCGATCGGATTAGGGG CAACAATGGTGGACCTGGCACTGGCACTGGCAGTGGCAGTGCAGGAAGTGCACCCAAAAATGGTTCAATTCGGTCGGCCAGCACCATATCATCTCGGGAATGTGAACGAAACAGTGGACTGGTGAG AATGATGTCAAGCATGAGTATGGGTGATTTTATCTCACCCACTGGCTCAAATCTGAGTCCATTGGAGAACTCAGCGTTACGTGTATCGCATGAGCACACTGATTCGGGTCTGGGTGCTGATCAGGATTATGCCTATTCGTCGGAAAG ATCCAGTGATAGTACACGCTATGGCACTAACAAATCCTCAGGAGCTTCGAGTGGTTCGCATACGCGCAAGTCCGCGGGAAGTGCCGCCAATGGAGCCGGTGGCAGTGGCAATGGTGGCTACAATAGCCTCATGCAACAGACTGTGAGTAATCAGCAGCAGAATCAACAACGTTCCCTATTCGCACAGCAAcaacgccaacaacaacaacaacaacaacaaccacaccACCCGAAGACCAATTATAAATACGCATCCTCGTCCACTAATCCCAcaataataaacaacaacaattcggGCCTAGCTCCAGTGCACAGCAGtgcctcatcctcatcctccaCTAACAATCCAACTAATCCCACACAATCGCCGGCCGCTGGCAATCGCCTGCTCAATTATACAACCTTTGAGAATAACCAATACAAGTTCAGTTTGAACAATGCCCTGGGCAAAGGCTCAGCCAGTGGCAGTAGCAGCAATCTTACGGGTAATGGTGCTAATGGTGGTGGTGCTTTCAGTAGACAACGCAGCTTTGTGGAGTGGCCCAGCAATCCGGCTGCTCCTTATTATTACCAGGGTCCCTCTTCAGCAGCGGCACATGTAAAGAGGCGCGATGCCAAATCGGATATTGGTGTGCCCACGCGTCGACTTTCGGGCCAGAGTTTGACCAAGACGCAGCTCCTCACTGGTGGCAATCTTTCTAGTGGTGGTAATGGTGGTGGTAGTCTGGGGGGTGGGGCCCAGTTGGCCAATGCTAGCGGCTGCTATCCCCTGCACTATGCCAGCAGTAATGTAACTGGCTATCATCGAGCTTTGGGTCAACGATCGGGAATGGGTGTATCATCAACtgcaggaggaggaggaggcggcTTTAGCGGCAGTTATGGCTTACAGCCAGCCAAATCTGATCTCTTCTTGTCCTACATTCATGGCGGTGAATATGAACGACCCTACATTTACAACTACAAGATGCCGCAGATGCCATCAGGCAGTGGCAATGGCAGTGGCAATGGATCACCCaagaggcagcagcagcaacagccgcCAACTGCTACCGCGTATCACATCTCTGGCTGCCAAACAGCCGATCCCCCACCATTATATGGCGGCTCAGCTCCCGCCAATGATGTCATGTACTATCAGTTTGACAAAGGAGCCGCCGTCAGTGGTGGCgttggtggtgctgctggtggtggtggccaAGGCAAtgctgcagcaacagcaactacaGTGACGCCGCCCATTGTAAAACAGCCACAGTCGGTGGCTGGCGGGCCATTAGTCTATCTGCAACATGGCCAGAATGTTGCGCCATCCAATGTCACCTCAACCCAGCAAACT ATGCACTGCCAAGCGTCCCAGTCGGGCAGCGAGGAGGATGAGGCCATGATTGTATTGGAAGCCATGCAACAGGATGCACAAACAACTAATGACGAAGCCGACGAAGATTCTGATGAGGAGGCTGCCGAGGCAGAGGACATGTTTGATGCCGATGCACCTTTGATGTCACCCACTGGCAGTaacaatagcagcagcaacaacaacaacaacaacagcagcagcagcaaccacaaCCACAATAATGGAAGTCATCGTACAGCAGCTCCTCTCAACAATATTAATCTCGATAATTGCAATGCGAATGTTGTCTATTGCGGTCAGCAAGTACAACCAATTACCGCAGCCAACCAAACGTTAAATTGTCCCACACTGAATGCaaataccaataccaataccaatacAAATACCAATagcaatagcaatagcaaTACAAATACCAATTGCAATTCCAATGCAAATGTCAATGCACCACCACCAAATAGTGACCCTCAATGTAACAACCCAACACCACCTGCAACAGCAGCCGTAGCAGCAACTGCAATGAATTTGCACTCGAATTTGCAACAAAATCCAAACATTTCCTCCAGCTTAGAGATAATCCTATCGCCAATTATCCAAAGTAGTCGACG AGCGCAATTGTAA